A stretch of Candidatus Sphingomonas phytovorans DNA encodes these proteins:
- a CDS encoding ParA family protein, protein MRVLAMASQKGGSGKTTLSGHLAVQAQLAGAGPVVLIDIDPQGSLSDWWNERHSEYPAFAQTTVARLAADLEVLRQQGFRLAMIDTPPAITMAIQSVIAVAELIVIPTRPSPHDLRAVGATVDLCERAGKPLLFVVNGATPKAKITSEAAVALSQHGTVAPITVHHRTDFAASMIDGRTVMEVDGNGRSSQEIQALWTYISDRLEKNFRRTVFAAPTAAHGYAAQRPAAGGFGRRVVG, encoded by the coding sequence ATGCGCGTTCTCGCGATGGCATCGCAAAAAGGCGGATCGGGCAAGACGACCTTGTCAGGGCATCTGGCCGTCCAGGCTCAATTGGCCGGGGCCGGCCCGGTCGTGCTGATCGATATCGATCCCCAAGGGTCGCTGTCCGACTGGTGGAACGAACGGCACAGCGAATATCCCGCCTTCGCCCAGACCACGGTCGCCCGGCTCGCCGCCGACCTGGAGGTGCTGCGCCAGCAGGGCTTCCGCCTGGCGATGATCGATACGCCGCCCGCCATCACCATGGCGATCCAGAGCGTGATCGCCGTCGCCGAACTGATCGTCATCCCGACCCGCCCGTCACCGCACGACCTGCGCGCCGTCGGCGCCACCGTCGACCTCTGCGAACGCGCCGGCAAGCCGTTGCTGTTCGTCGTCAACGGCGCCACGCCCAAGGCCAAAATCACCTCCGAAGCCGCCGTCGCGCTGTCGCAGCACGGCACTGTCGCCCCGATCACCGTCCATCACCGCACCGATTTCGCCGCCTCGATGATCGACGGCCGGACCGTGATGGAAGTCGACGGCAATGGCCGGTCGAGCCAGGAAATCCAGGCACTCTGGACTTATATCTCCGACCGCCTCGAGAAGAATTTCCGCCGCACCGTGTTCGCGGCGCCAACGGCCGCGCACGGCTATGCCGCGCAGCGTCCGGCAGCAGGCGGCTTCGGCCGCCGTGTGGTGGGGTGA